The nucleotide sequence TTaaggcagtgataaagaggagtgCGAGAGTAAGACAGATACCCTCAAACTTCCAGGTACATTCATTGGGGAATTGGAGATTCAAGAGCCGGTTGAatctcagacagaattatatgaaaaagatccaGGTTCAtttatggaaaattatgaatcagaatcatgggaagagagtgagtgtgagtatagaggtttaccactgacaggggccataaacaatgaggaggtgggtcaaagTAAGGGGCGAAGTAAGGGGCCtgtttcaggaatgccgcagttccaggcccctctgatacagaaaagaggaggacaggaaccagtatgttccatttgctatcacagacattaattgtttggtggataagatgcccccaccctccgagggaggcggcaagtggatgtcgcgcctttttagtttaacacagagcatgcagctggcgatgggagactttcgaggaattttagggagacaagtgtctctctgggatttggataaagttgaagtAGCAGCagacattaaagacagacctaatgctgcacgttttgggccttgtgcaaccagggttggtgaagctatgagacagatatttccagtatctccaggagcaatgcagaacttaagatttaagtgggaggaaagtgagtcggcacatgggttccttacaaggtgtaaagaggaatggatgtgtgccacagggtgccatcctggctcagataatctacacaccactttgttccgtcaggcaataattttaggacttccacaatcagtgaaagaagcctcgaaaggaaatcctgaccttccagacAGCACAGCTGATGTCTAGGAGAGACATCTCTCTCATCACATCaatacatttaaagttaaacaacagggaaagaaagagggagtggtgacagcgcaggaacatcgccaaaaaatgcagttagatgaggcaaaaggaaaaagcttaatgataaacgaagggaagcagtttcctcggcaggtgcagccagatccgttaggtccgcagcaagattttgctccgataaacccgtattgggtcagtccgaGGGAAGGCATACGTGAGAAACGCGGCAGGCAGGGATACGGTTTGGTAGGTGGGTACTTAGGctgagatcagtgtcacgcctgaaagggtatggtcattggcgaaaggactgtccatatcgcaaCTATCAGGATGTACCAGGCAGTGGTCCAACATTCGGACCTTGCCCAAAACCCCTTTCTTCTCCCAGCCAAACCGTGGAagcagaggaaggggaagacCTCAATATCGTGCTCCAAAACCTGAGGTTGCTCCACAAGGCCAATTCCCAATGGGAAACTGGCCCTACGATGAGTTGCAGTGATGGGGCCCAGCGGCCCCTGCGGACGAGGCACTGGCAGACCCCCTCGTCCGCATGACGGTGCAGGGAAGAGGGCATTCTTTCTTGGTTGACTCAGGAGCCCGCTATTCCActatctcatggaatttatcaccggagctgaTTTCATCTGACAGCGTCGAGCTTGTGTGTTCTCAGGAAGCCcagagagactgccgttttctgtgccattagttGACTAATTTTActggacagactgtgttgcaccctttgtgatttcaccacattgccctatcaacctgttggggcgagatctccttgtgaggacgggagcagctattctgtgcgGAGACAAAGGTCTTGTTGTGCAATTTCCcaatggaatgaaactgaactgctctATTCCataccaaggtgtgaagggacaaatgttGATGGGTCCGACACCCTCTCCACAACAGGGGATGTGGGTGGAgattattggggagaacttgagcctgagaactcacctggtgtcggtgttgtggcattgtttcagagctggaggtcctggttgtCAATGCTAAGTCCTTTTGTCGCGCCAGtcgatccctatcatgtcaccctattttatgactgagaataatgaggtgtatcaggatgtGGTTAGAGAAAAGCttcagggaaatttctggatgattacatcaccctGTTTGTTTGTCGGGCCTGAgagtgtggctgcgcaggttgacttcactgctgaacaaaatgagtggtatgagatggctgaggaagcgtctccccacgttacccttgccatccatgctgaacatcaggcaaAGGACCTTGGTCTTATGATAAAAAGGTTAAAGGGTGTCAAGGACTGGAGCTTTACTCAGATTCCTGGCTTGTTATATTCTGCTTCAGAAAAGAGTTACAAGATAATGCACATAACTACTAATTCTGTAATCTTACAACATCGATAAATTTAGAGGTTtcatgggagagaaaagactGATCATCCAGTGTACATATTTTAAATTCACTTCCGGAAACCTTGTGGTCCTCTGGCCCGACAGATGTGGGGCTGTGTCCCACTATTGACCCTGTGTCATTCAGAGTCTCGGATTACACCCCTATCTGGCAGAGTTaatataaacacagaccacCGGCTGAGTGGAGACAATAGAAGGGCTGTTAACCTCTGGGGTTTTTGAGTATTCCAATTCAGCATGGAATACTCCTATTTTGCCAgttgagaagcaggaaaaagggaaatataggATGGCTCATGATTTGAGACATATTCATTCTATTGTGACAACACCCACAGTGCCAGTTCCCAACCCATATACTGTGATATCAGCTTTGTCTCCTTCCCATAAGTGGTTCACATGTATTGACCTGGCtaatgcatttttctgtctcccactTGACCCTGCTATGCGTGACATCTTTTCATTTACATATAAAGGCAGACAATTATGATATGCACGTTTACCACAGGGATTCATTTCATCCCCTGGTATTTTCAATCAGACTGTTACGATACGTGGGAgtacaggacccgaacgcaggccaggacatcATGGTGGAGTGgtcaaaacagttttatttacagggaaggggagcacacagtGACGACAgaaaacagtcctcctggaccgcaggggaatcgagaggcagcgtccgcccatcacaggtccatcggcgagtccccacaCCAGACgaagtccccctggactgctgggaactcggaacaccggtgagtcctcaacccggagcagtccccctggactgcagagaactcaggagtcCAACGCGGCACACTCACCGGTCCAGCAACTGCTCGAAGACCGTGAatgtgccccgagacactgaagACAggggcagtcctcctagactgcaaggggagcaggagcggccctccagaaaAACCAGAGGCTTGGGAtcaggagcagccctccagggcaacaggaacaggagcggtcctccagggaatcTGGAAGCACGGGAACAGGAGCCACCCTCTAGGAAACGCAGAGCACCAACACATGACAGGGGAAgcgaccaaacagcttcaccacaaacagacacccttacaaacacccacactagacaaacagacactctccccacacgaacagacaccccggcactgacaggcacaatctgcttaaataggcagcaagatgtaaattgcctacaggtgcgcccgcctgcagtgccagctgcacccaattgtgctcaacaccacaccctgcaggccaaagacagacacaaaccagaaatcccaacacaGACGTTACAAAAGTTGTTAGAGGACAACTGCTCACAGAAACCTTGACTAACCCGGCTTCTTGTCTTTTTAACCACTTTGTGCCGTTTgtggtcacagggagggtacacaatcTTGATTCACCCAAATTGTACAAAAACCCCTCCCCTGTCTCCATTGTTGGATGTTTGAGCAGAGTTTATGGAAAACCTTATCAGTATTTCCAGTCAGATCAAGCAAGCTGGCAGTGTAAACATTGCGGATGAGAATAAAAATGGAGCCGgacagctgagctgagctctGTCGCCCACCAAGCAGCCATGATGATGAAGCTCCTTCTGCTCTCCGTAGCGCTGCTGTTGGTACTTCCTGCGGCTCGACCTGAATGTTAGCCTCACAGGGACTTACAACACAACTCCAACCCTTTAATCTTTAACTGGATGTGAAAACGTCTCATTCTTTTCATGCAGCTCAGCCATCGGACAATGTTTCAGTTCCCTTTGCTGTGGTGGTGCAGGACAACCTGAACAACAAGCCTCTTTTGAACTACAGCACCGGCACAGTCTACAGAGGGATCCTGTTGGGTGGACTCAACAGACTCATGAACTCCAATGCAGGGTTTACGTAAGAATGTCACATATTACTCATACTTCAGAAGTCAGtgttgtttttgtcctctttgggttctctctctctctctctacactgCCAGGCCAGCTAATCACTTGGGAAGTTCCTTAAGACTATCtacattggggggggggggggggggggggggggggggactcattAGGGTTTTATGTATGTTAGTCAAAGATAGGTGAAATATTAGTCAGTCAGATGGTTCTTCTGCCAGGTTCACCTACACGGAAGACTCAAACTACGGTCCATACTTGGAGAGTGTCAACGGCTTGGCTGGAAGTGATAAAGACCGTACATACTGGGAGCTACTGGTCAGGACGCCAGATGGCCAACTAATTAGACCTGATGTTGGTCAGTTCACTGCAAGCACTTCTTTAATCTCTGTTGTATTTTTACAATCTCTAACACGCTGCCGACTTTGCAGGTATTGGATGTTATATTCCAAATCCAAAAGAAAAAATCATCCTGAATTTTACCAAATGGTGATGAAGCAGCAACAAGTTTGAAATCAGAACCAGTGCTCAAATAATCAATGTCTGGAAAAACGCTGTCACAAATCAATAAAGCTCATTTGCAGGCGTTGCCTTTATACTTATACAGTTACACATGCACATCCAGGGTGGCTGAatgggactggttatactgggatatcGGGGGAAATGTGTTGCTTTGTGTCAAAAACGGACCTTCAAACAACTTCATGTAAAATCTTACAAGCAATTGAGGTCTGTTCAAGTCTTTGTAAGGAGCTTTAATGTCATTAGTAGAGCGCAACACATTTGCTAACAGGTGCTTATCAAGCTGTGGCCTTGTGAGCTCCAACAAAACTGGCAAGTCAAACATTTATCAGAAGAATTTATGCCAGTGTTTGATTTTCCATGGTTTTTAGGGTCTGAGTGTGTACAACAAGTATTTGCTACATGATGACTACTAAAATcactctactagcaaagtgaggatttttaaaaaaaaaaagtgcagccacaatttcaaagggctgtttgagggatTTATgatcatgaaaatacggtattttcAATTTATGGTGTCCAGTTTGGTCATTTTCATGCATCAACAACAAAACCTAGCCCTCCATGTTTTACTCTCTCAGATCTTTCCTATCAGCTTTGCCCAGATGACAACGTGTACCTGAGGTTTACTCAGCTTTGAGCGTCACGGCTAGTGACCAAAGGATGTGATTTTGTTGAACTTTTATGTCAAAAACTGACAAGCTGCAATAAAAATATGTGAAAGTGTGTCGCTCTTTTCCATACACACAACTATACACGTATGCGAGACAAGCAATATATGTGGTTGACACATATTCCAATTAATATTTGATTAGTTTTGGGTACAAcacacaatatgtggggaaatgagcttCCTGCACTTTGGTTCTGGATTCATCATTTAGAAAATAAGGAAAGCTTCACTTTTGTGCATTTCGGCACCTTCACCCTGTTATTTTGTTGGGTTCGATATTGCTATTAATGTAAAGGTGGACaaatataaaatgacaaaataaaaactttttcAAAGGTTGAAAAATTGTCTTTGATTCAATGCCAGACTCTGATTTAAACAAAGCAATATCCACTTTGATGTGTTGGGGAAAAACAATATGAACAGTTAACATATATAATTAAATTCAGACAATTCAGCAATACTACAGCCTCCCCTCCTCAATCCAGCATATAATATATATTCATACAATCATTATGAAGATTTGGAAGTACTTAAAGCTTCTTTTTCGAGAAAAGGTATGTTTTATGTATagacacatttttctgttgtcatttttttgtaTAAATGAAAATCCTATTATTCTcaatgttccttttctttgtgtttagAAAAGTGCATCTCCCAATAAGAACTCCAAAAAAAGGTATTAAAATTAattgaaaaacaaataatttgGAGACAGTTACATGTAATGTCAATATTTGTTGTATTAAGGAAatgtatttcatttttttctaaatggaTTATCTAATTTTAGTGTTATAAGTTTGAAGCATAACTTAATCACAATCAGTAACAACCAGTAAAGAAAGTCCCCAACAAAAGTTTGAACCAGACAAGAATTTAACTTGTTAGTGGTGTACCGTTAAATTCTATTACACAAGGCCACTGAAGTAGCCTGTGACTTTCTGTAATTGTCAGTTTATTTGGTCTAACAAGACCCTAAAGACAATTTCTGTTTAGCGATACCTACGAGGGAGCCACCGTATCTTGTCTCGATGGCGAAGACACACATGAAAAGACGCCTTGGTGGCACAGCTTGTTTTCATGCTGCATGGTATGTTCAACAGAACTGAAGTCATGTTCAGAAAATTAGAGTTGGATACGTTTGATTTGAGACATCATGgcctttttgtgttttctcagtGTTCTTCCCCAGACACCATTATAGAGCCATCACCATATTCAGTGTAAGCATTGCTgtttttttgcttccttttttctaTCTTGAATTATAAATATCAATTAAACTCCTACTGGCTTTCAAATTTTAGGGAATTAAAAACTGGCTCCATATTGTCTCATAAACTAAAGAAGCAGCTGTGTGGAGAGAAAGATCTGAGTTGACTTAttttaatggaggttgttcaaCTAAAAATAATTGTAAAAATTAACCAGAATCTGCAGAATATTAAATAGGCAGAATAACACAAGGTTACATAATTGGAGGTTACTTTATGATCATGGCCTTTATCCTCGAAGAGGCAAAGTCTCTCCAGAATTCAGAACCAAAATTCACTTTGTTCAACTGCTTCTTgtcccattatcaacattttctgaagaTTTCATGTATTCAAAACTATCACAGAACCTCCTTGTTGGAGGTAAATTATAACAAAAAATGTCCCCGATGTTAAAGGGAAAGTGACCTTTAACAACTCCAAAAATGTTGCAAATAACCTTTAAAGAATGATAATTTGTAATGGATTTGTTGTACAGGCCTTTCAAATCTAAAATAACACCCGAAGAAAAGGAGGTGCCAAGGAACAACCCTCATTCATCCCGCAACCCCCAGACGGGCAACTcggaaaaaataaacagcaactcAGAAAACCTGCTCAAACAGACCAATCCAACCAGGTCAGCATATATTGGCTCAGGATTGAAATAAATGGGACAGATAGGATCCCAATGTTGTACTAAAAACTGGTCATTTACAATTAAACTCTCAAACACTGTACTTCCCATTTTTGTAGAAAGTAACCTGTCAATTTTAAAGTGTTTCCAATGCCAACTCTAACTGGCAATGACTTTATTCAACAGACCTTTTCCTTCTGCACTCAagaaaaaccaagaaaaaaTACAAGAACCAGAAGAAATGAAGGCAGTACCGAGGAACATCCTTTACAAGGCTCAGAAAGATAATAACACGAACAGTATTTTAAGAAAGGTGACATTTTCAGAGGAGAGATCTACCAGGTCAGAGGAGATCGGTCACAAATTTCCCAGGGCTGAAATGACACCTGCGAACACATTTTTGACTGTTCAATCGTTTGGGTGAGTATATCCACCAGATGTTCCTCCCATCCGATCGGCCCCGTATGGTCAGTCAGTGGTAAGTCGTTATTCTGGTATCATTGTAGGCTTCCGAACATCGGCCAGACCTGCTACATGAACTCCAGCTTGCAGAGTCTCCTGATTTTGACTGACTTTATGAATGATATCAGTTCATTGGAGAAGGATTGGAGACACGTCCCTGGAGCCAAAATGCTAAAGGAGCTATTAAAGCTGAGGAAAAGCCACACCTCAACAGACCAAAAAGCTAAAGTCAAGCTCCTTCTGTCATTCAAACTGGCCGTCAGTATGAATGCTCCTGCTTTCATGGGAAACCTCCAGCATGTGAGTTGGCTGATTTCACTTAGTTCATTGTCTCTCGTCATCCCAGCTGGAAGTCAGACGCCCTGGTCTTGTGTTTGCAGGACGCTCATGAGTTCCTGACCACGGTCCTGGATCAGATTAGCATGGCAATGAGAGCCGCATCAGAGCAAAGCCTTCAGAGCATCGTCTGCCCTGTGAAAAAGCACATGGATTTTTGCGTCAACTCTGTCAGAAAATGCAAGAGGTAAAAGCGCAGTCTTGCGTGGCTGCTATTGTCAGAAGCATGATgctaatgtcattttaatgtcaaatgTTTCTTTACTATGAAGCTGCAATATAAAGAGCGTGAGGAAGCTCCAATATACAAACTTGTCTCTGGATGTGATACCTGGAGCAACGGTAGAGGAGATGATGCAGAGGTACTTTACGGTGAGTTCTGCCGGTCCTCATCCTGTCATGTGAGCACAGTTGgttctgtttgatttttttcttgttctctGCCTCTTCTAACGCTGCCTGTTGTCTTTGCGTTGTTTTAACAGGAGGAAGAAGTTCTGTTCAAGTGTGAGTGGTGTGAAGGATGTAGATCAGTTCTCAGTTCATCTTTGGAATCTCTACCACGGTGAGCCACATCACATCGTGGTCCAAAGCGTTTTTGCAACAGATGACAGTCAGAAATTGTCAACCTGACAACTGTCAACCTTTTCCTGCAGTGTGTTCATCCTCCAGCTGAAGCGATTTTGTTTCTTTACAAATTCAAAGATATCCGACCCTGTCAAGCTTCAGAGGGACATCGTAGTTCAATCTGCACAGGTAAAAACTATCCCTACCACACAATATCTTATATGAGCGTTAGCAACATCTCCTTTTCTCAACATTATTGAAGGGTGCAGCCTGCTATAGTCTGGTCAGCGTCATCAGTCATCTCGGGACATTACACAGAGGTAACCTTTACAATTGTCTGACCTTCAAAAGAGCGAAAATCTTAACTGCAACAATCTCCCTTCTTTCAGGACACTATGTCTGCGATTGTATTTATCCAGACAGGAGCTCAGATGACTTTTCAGACCCCTGGATGATGCTCAATGACGCAACTGTCTATCCAACAAATGGGGCTGAAGTTTGTGAACAACGGAGCAGGTTGGGCTACATTCTATTTTACAAGAGAAATGTAAGAACCCACACTCCCACTGTGACACAGTTAGTAAAATCTGGAATTGCCTGACATCATTCTAACGTCGTGTctatttgttttgttcttaGGATGTGGATGTCAGAAATGATTTTGAATGACAGGCTATAGACAACCTTGCTGACAAAGATGCTAAATATCGCAAAAAAAGTTAAACTTGCTGAAGGAAGGTAGAAGCTATGCGGCTGTTGGGCGTCATCACGGCATAAATGAATCTTTGTTTTGTTCCATAAAGGAGGACAATAATGTAAGGAGGACAGCAACAATAAGTTTAAACAAGGATGCAAAAAGGGTTTTAACTGTCCGCCACAAGACCATCGTAAGGATGGAGTCTGCTTTAGCTTTGTGGATTAATGACTGCAGGAAAAGAATGTTCCGCTGGATACCAACGTTATCCGCACAATTTAAGGCCCAAAAAGATCGTTGGACTCTTGTTGATGCCGTGGACTCGGATCAAGATTTCTCACTAAAGGACTACTGGTGTCGATACTCCATTGCTTCATGTCTCCAAAATATTCAGATGGCTATTCAGGAGATGAAAGCTGAAACCTTGAATGCCTGCTGGAAAAAACTGTGTCCAGAGGCAGTGCAAAACCCGAACGGAGACTCCGTTAACGAGATCCGTCGCTCCGCGGTAGGTACAGCTGTGAATCTAGCTAAACAGCTCGGAGGAGACGGCTTTAATGACATAACTCCTGATGACATTAATGCCCTGattgatgcacacacacatccgctGACTGATGAAGATCTGGCAGAGATGACAAAGCCACCAAGCAAGGATCAGGgacaaggggaagaagaggggTAACATTTCAATACatgtatttaaaatatgtattttcaaGTTGAACCTATTTTCTAATTGGTATTTCATTTAATTGACGTCTTCATATTTTCTATCAAAATATcctttattttcaatttatggTTTCAATTTATGGCAGAGATGACAAAGCCACCAAGCAAGGATCAGGGACAAGGGGAACAAGAGGGGTAGCATTTCAATACatgtatttaaaatatgtattttcaaGTTTCATTTAATTGACATCTTTATATTTTCTATCAAAATATCTTATATTTTCAATTCATGGTGTCCCGTTTGGTCATTTTCATGCATCAACAACACAAGCTAGCCCTCACCAAAATGAACCAGATGTTCATATGCTCTGCCCAGTTAGCTCAGGAAGTTAAGAAGCCCTGAAACTGCTTCACCACATTGAGACAAAACATCCTGCATTGATAGAAAAGCCCTTagaattttctttaaatttgaaCATGGACCTGGAAGAGGTTTTTATTATTGGAGCCACCACATTCCTACCTGGATTGTGGAAGACTTTTCAGCATGAAGCTAGACCCTGGTACAAGAAAGGATTCTGTACAACTCGTTCAGATACATACAGACATACAGCTACAGAGATCTACAGCATGTGGACCAAAAATATTAGcttttttacttaaaaaaacccaaaagttTATAGGCATATTTGTCAGGGACGGGGGTgatcaggacccgaacgcaggccaggacacagtggtaaaatggtcaaacaaaCTTTATTaacgggggagggggcacacaaagaacacaagGAACACGGAgcacacgagggcagccctccagggctgcggaaAGGCCCAGGGAACAGGgacggccctccagggcgcagggaaaaGGGGtagccctccagggctgcggagcaCACAAAGGACACGAGGGCAGCTCTCTAGGACCGCggagggaacaggggcggccctccaggagacacgaagctggagcggccctccaggagacataGAGCagcaggagtggccctccaggagacacagagcagcaggagcagccctccaggagacacagagcagGAGCACACGACAAGGGAGACGAACAGACAGCCTCGAGACCACCAGACACACTGACAAGACTAACAGCACagccacacaacacaaacagaacaccctggcactgacaggcaggcgcaacctgcttaaataggcagcccgatgtaaattgcctacaggtgcgcctgccaaCAGTGCCAGCTGTCATCAATTGTGCCCCACACAACCCCGAAACCCTGACAATATTTCtgctgtgattttatttttgtaggCTCTGATATTTTGTTTCATAtaatacatcttttttttttaaaaaatgctgagTTAAAAGCACAAGAAGTTGCTTTTTAGCAATAGTTTTACAAAATGTAGTTTGTTTGGGTTGAACTACTTGTAGTACCGTTCGGCTAACGCTAACTGATGCTAACGCATGGCCGTAAGGGGCTTCCTATTCAGTAGGTCATACTTTgtcttttaacattttaaagacGTTTTTATCATTGCCAAATGAATTTGTAGCTAATACAGTATGCCACTTCAGAGTTATAGCTCAGGTATTTAACATAATTTAATTTATATAATTTAACATAATTTTTTTTGGAAGAAGCGTTCCCCAACATCAGCACAATAATATACATACACATTAACGATCTTTATGGGgtgtctaaattactccccaaAAGCTTAGCTGAACCAACCAGAACCCCAATATGTGAGAAAAAATGTTGGATCGGGAGTTGGTCCgtggaagcagatggagaagacaaCAGCCCCAACCGATCCTGTTCATGACGCCAATTTTGTGGTAAATTTCTTATGGTGGTAgctgagatgtgctgatgagaaaggaatcttcgtagacaccgacTGGGTTAtcagagatgtttattgaagagaacagtcaggcatcaatcgaacactgcagattgtcaGAGGGAGGTTttgcggtcccgatggtgaagatctccgaatTGTTTACTTCGGTACCCCCTTTTATATTGTCAAGTAAACAGACTCCTT is from Takifugu rubripes chromosome 11, fTakRub1.2, whole genome shotgun sequence and encodes:
- the LOC115251561 gene encoding transcobalamin-1-like, whose product is MMMKLLLLSVALLLVLPAARPESQPSDNVSVPFAVVVQDNLNNKPLLNYSTGTVYRGILLGGLNRLMNSNAGFTFTYTEDSNYGPYLESVNGLAGSDKDRTYWELLVRTPDGQLIRPDVGIGCYIPNPKEKIILNFTKW
- the LOC115251484 gene encoding ubiquitin carboxyl-terminal hydrolase 29-like; this translates as MKAVPRNILYKAQKDNNTNSILRKVTFSEERSTRSEEIGHKFPRAEMTPANTFLTVQSFGLPNIGQTCYMNSSLQSLLILTDFMNDISSLEKDWRHVPGAKMLKELLKLRKSHTSTDQKAKVKLLLSFKLAVSMNAPAFMGNLQHDAHEFLTTVLDQISMAMRAASEQSLQSIVCPVKKHMDFCVNSVRKCKSCNIKSVRKLQYTNLSLDVIPGATVEEMMQRYFTEEEVLFKCEWCEGCRSVLSSSLESLPRVFILQLKRFCFFTNSKISDPVKLQRDIVVQSAQGAACYSLVSVISHLGTLHRGHYVCDCIYPDRSSDDFSDPWMMLNDATVYPTNGAEVCEQRSRLGYILFYKRNDVDVRNDFE